A region of Geothrix edaphica DNA encodes the following proteins:
- the rfaE2 gene encoding D-glycero-beta-D-manno-heptose 1-phosphate adenylyltransferase: MPSPIRFFQSPEAFLAAVPRPGILCFTNGCFDLIHPGHVQYLAEARALGDFLVVGLNSDASVARLKGPSRPLQDEAARAAILLGLRSVDAVIRFDEDTPLELITALRPDVLVKGGDYTPETVVGREIVEGRGGKLVLLPFLPGHSTSRIEQRIRSGRGVTLEPHE; encoded by the coding sequence ATGCCGTCACCGATCCGTTTCTTCCAGAGCCCTGAAGCCTTCCTCGCGGCCGTTCCCCGGCCGGGGATCCTCTGCTTCACCAACGGCTGCTTCGACCTGATCCATCCGGGCCACGTGCAGTACCTCGCCGAGGCCCGCGCCCTCGGCGACTTCCTCGTAGTGGGCCTCAACAGCGATGCCTCGGTGGCCCGGCTCAAGGGCCCGAGCCGCCCCCTCCAGGACGAGGCGGCCCGCGCCGCCATCCTGCTGGGGCTGCGGAGCGTCGACGCGGTCATCCGCTTCGATGAGGACACACCGCTGGAGCTCATCACCGCCCTCCGGCCGGATGTGCTGGTGAAGGGCGGCGACTACACCCCTGAGACCGTGGTGGGCCGAGAGATCGTGGAAGGTAGGGGCGGAAAGCTTGTGCTTCTGCCCTTCCTCCCGGGGCACAGCACCTCCCGCATCGAGCAGCGGATCCGCAGCGGGCGCGGTGTCACGCTTGAACCGCACGAATAG
- a CDS encoding FmdB family zinc ribbon protein — protein MPLYEYRCEACGRSEEKLESMSAPEVHACPACGLASGMRRQVSVAGFTLAGGGWYKSAASEPAVSAPETPKSGHGCAAGGCGCPLAG, from the coding sequence ATGCCGCTCTATGAATACCGTTGTGAAGCTTGTGGCCGGTCCGAGGAGAAGCTGGAGAGCATGTCCGCGCCCGAGGTCCACGCCTGCCCGGCCTGCGGCCTGGCGAGCGGGATGCGGCGCCAGGTCTCCGTGGCGGGCTTCACCCTGGCCGGGGGAGGCTGGTACAAGAGCGCGGCCTCCGAGCCCGCGGTATCGGCCCCGGAGACCCCCAAGAGCGGCCATGGCTGCGCCGCCGGGGGCTGCGGCTGCCCCCTGGCCGGGTGA
- the rpsL gene encoding 30S ribosomal protein S12 — protein MPTINQLIRIGRKTFQNKTKSPALDACPQKRGVCTRVFTTTPKKPNSALRKVARVRLTNGIECTTYIPGVGHNLQEHSIVLIRGGRVKDLPGVRYHVVRGTLDATGVAGRNQSRSKYGAKRPKAGAAPAKKK, from the coding sequence GTGCCTACCATCAATCAGTTGATCCGCATTGGGCGGAAGACGTTCCAGAACAAGACCAAGAGCCCCGCGCTCGACGCCTGCCCGCAGAAGCGCGGCGTGTGCACCCGCGTGTTCACCACCACCCCGAAGAAGCCGAACTCCGCGCTTCGCAAGGTGGCCCGCGTGCGCCTCACCAACGGCATCGAGTGCACGACCTACATCCCGGGCGTGGGCCACAACCTGCAGGAGCACAGCATCGTGCTCATCCGCGGCGGCCGCGTGAAGGACCTGCCGGGCGTGCGCTACCACGTGGTCCGCGGCACCCTGGACGCCACTGGCGTCGCGGGCCGCAACCAGTCCCGTTCCAAGTACGGCGCCAAGCGCCCCAAGGCTGGCGCCGCGCCGGCCAAGAAGAAGTAG
- the rpsG gene encoding 30S ribosomal protein S7, with protein sequence MARRNAPAKREILPDPVYNSLTVSKFVNILMERGKKATAERILYGALEIVAKKSGEEALEAFQKALNNIKPSVEVKSRRVGGATYQVPVEVPQNRRQSLAMRWLKTYSASRGERTMRDKLAGEILDAMNFRGAAIKKKDDVHKMAEANKAFAHFRW encoded by the coding sequence ATGGCCCGTCGCAACGCACCCGCCAAGCGTGAGATCCTCCCGGATCCCGTCTACAACAGCCTCACCGTCTCCAAGTTCGTGAACATCCTCATGGAGCGCGGCAAGAAGGCTACCGCCGAGCGCATCCTCTACGGTGCACTCGAAATCGTCGCCAAGAAGTCCGGTGAGGAGGCCCTTGAGGCCTTCCAGAAGGCCCTCAACAACATCAAGCCCTCGGTGGAAGTCAAGTCCCGCCGCGTGGGCGGCGCCACCTACCAGGTGCCCGTGGAGGTTCCCCAGAACCGCCGCCAGTCCCTGGCCATGCGCTGGCTGAAGACCTACTCTGCCTCCCGTGGCGAGCGCACCATGCGCGACAAGCTGGCCGGCGAGATCCTGGACGCCATGAACTTCCGCGGCGCCGCGATCAAGAAGAAGGACGACGTCCACAAGATGGCCGAGGCCAACAAGGCCTTCGCGCACTTCCGCTGGTAG
- the fusA gene encoding elongation factor G → MARQTPLERYRNIGIMAHIDAGKTTTTERILYYTGKIHKIGEVHEGAATTDWMVQEQERGITITSAAITAAWVPQTGQLKDVEHRINIIDTPGHVDFTAEVERSLRVLDGACAVFCAVGGVEPQSETVWRQADKYGVPRMAFVNKMDRPGADFFRVVEMMKTRLKARPMPIQVPIGAEENFKGVVDLVLMKGLTFDEGDKGFKVIYGEIPADLVETAKEWREKMIEMVAETDDSLMDKYLGGEELTEDEIRTGIRKGCISLAFTPMMCGSAFKNKGVQPMLDAVVSYMPSPLDIAAIKGVDADGNEVERKADDKEPFAALIFKIMADPFVGSLAFIRIYSGVLSAGSGVYNAAKGRRERIGRLLQMHANKREDIEEVRTGDIAAAVGLKDVLTGQTICDENHPVILESMDFPDPVIQVAIEPKTKADQEKMGVALSRLAQEDPTFKVKSDPETNQTIIAGMGELHLEIIVDRMMREFKVEANVGKPMVAYRETIRKRVEAEGKFVRQSGGRGQYGHVKLIIEPNESGKGYEFINDIKGGVVPKEYIKPTDQGIQEAMQSGVLAGYPCVDIKVTIYDGSYHDVDSNEMAFKIAGSMGFKAGCEKASPVILEPIMAVEVVVPEDYMGDVIGNLNSRRGRIENMEDRAGSKVVTAKVPLAEMFAYSTTLRGMTQGRGNYTMQFSHYEEAPRNVAEEIVAKVKGAK, encoded by the coding sequence GTGGCCCGTCAGACCCCCCTCGAGCGCTACCGGAACATCGGCATCATGGCGCACATCGATGCCGGCAAGACCACCACGACGGAGCGCATCCTCTACTACACCGGCAAGATCCACAAGATCGGCGAGGTGCATGAGGGTGCGGCGACCACCGACTGGATGGTGCAGGAGCAGGAGCGGGGCATCACCATCACCTCCGCCGCCATCACGGCCGCCTGGGTCCCCCAGACGGGCCAGCTGAAGGACGTGGAGCACCGCATCAACATCATCGACACCCCCGGCCACGTGGACTTCACGGCCGAGGTGGAGCGCTCCCTGCGCGTGCTGGACGGCGCCTGCGCCGTGTTCTGCGCGGTGGGCGGCGTGGAGCCCCAGTCCGAGACCGTGTGGCGCCAGGCCGACAAGTACGGCGTGCCCCGCATGGCCTTCGTGAACAAGATGGACCGCCCCGGCGCGGACTTCTTCCGCGTGGTGGAGATGATGAAGACCCGCCTCAAGGCGCGGCCCATGCCCATCCAGGTTCCCATCGGCGCCGAGGAGAACTTCAAGGGCGTGGTGGACCTCGTGCTGATGAAGGGCCTCACCTTCGACGAGGGCGACAAGGGCTTCAAGGTCATCTACGGCGAGATCCCCGCGGACCTCGTGGAGACGGCCAAGGAGTGGCGCGAGAAGATGATCGAGATGGTCGCCGAGACCGATGACTCGCTCATGGACAAGTACCTGGGCGGCGAAGAGCTGACCGAGGATGAGATCCGCACGGGCATCCGCAAGGGCTGCATCAGCCTGGCGTTCACGCCGATGATGTGCGGCTCCGCCTTCAAGAACAAGGGCGTCCAGCCCATGCTCGACGCGGTGGTGAGCTACATGCCCTCGCCCCTGGACATCGCCGCCATCAAGGGCGTCGATGCCGACGGCAACGAGGTGGAGCGCAAGGCCGACGACAAGGAGCCCTTCGCGGCCCTCATCTTCAAGATCATGGCCGACCCCTTCGTGGGCTCGCTCGCCTTCATCCGCATCTACTCCGGTGTCCTGAGCGCCGGCTCGGGCGTCTACAACGCCGCCAAGGGCCGCCGTGAGCGCATCGGCCGCCTCCTCCAGATGCACGCCAACAAGCGCGAGGACATCGAGGAGGTCCGCACCGGCGACATCGCCGCCGCCGTGGGCCTCAAGGACGTGCTGACCGGCCAGACCATCTGCGACGAGAACCACCCCGTGATCCTCGAGTCCATGGACTTCCCGGATCCCGTGATCCAGGTGGCCATCGAGCCCAAGACCAAGGCCGACCAGGAGAAGATGGGCGTCGCCCTGAGCCGCCTGGCCCAGGAGGATCCCACCTTCAAGGTGAAGTCCGACCCCGAGACCAACCAGACCATCATCGCCGGCATGGGCGAGCTGCACCTCGAGATCATCGTCGACCGCATGATGCGCGAGTTCAAGGTCGAGGCCAACGTGGGCAAGCCCATGGTGGCCTACCGCGAGACCATCCGGAAGCGCGTGGAGGCCGAAGGCAAGTTCGTGCGCCAGTCGGGCGGCCGCGGCCAGTACGGCCACGTCAAGCTCATCATCGAGCCCAACGAGTCCGGCAAGGGCTACGAGTTCATCAACGACATCAAGGGCGGCGTGGTGCCCAAGGAATACATCAAGCCCACGGACCAGGGCATCCAGGAGGCCATGCAGTCCGGCGTCCTCGCGGGCTACCCCTGCGTCGACATCAAGGTCACCATCTACGACGGCAGCTACCACGACGTGGACTCCAACGAAATGGCGTTCAAGATCGCGGGCTCCATGGGCTTCAAGGCCGGCTGCGAGAAGGCCTCCCCCGTGATCCTCGAGCCCATCATGGCCGTCGAGGTCGTGGTCCCCGAGGACTACATGGGTGACGTCATCGGCAACCTGAACAGCCGCCGGGGCCGCATCGAGAACATGGAGGACCGGGCCGGCTCCAAGGTCGTCACCGCCAAGGTGCCCCTGGCCGAGATGTTCGCCTACTCCACCACCCTCCGCGGCATGACCCAGGGCCGCGGCAACTACACCATGCAGTTCTCGCACTACGAAGAGGCTCCCCGGAACGTGGCCGAAGAAATCGTGGCCAAAGTGAAGGGTGCCAAGTAG
- the rpsJ gene encoding 30S ribosomal protein S10: MKDNIRIRLRAFDHRLLDQSTREIVDTAKRTGAQVAGPIPLPTRTNKYTVNRSPHVDKKSRDQFEIRTHKRLLDILNPTQNTVDTLMRLDLPAGVDVEIKVFSRQGNR; the protein is encoded by the coding sequence ATGAAAGACAACATCCGCATCCGTTTGCGTGCCTTCGACCACCGTCTGCTCGATCAGAGCACCCGCGAGATCGTGGACACCGCCAAGCGCACGGGCGCCCAGGTGGCCGGGCCCATCCCCCTCCCCACCCGGACGAACAAGTACACCGTGAACCGTTCCCCCCACGTGGACAAGAAGAGCCGGGACCAGTTCGAGATCCGCACGCACAAGCGGCTGCTCGACATCCTGAACCCGACCCAGAACACCGTGGACACCCTCATGCGCCTGGATCTGCCCGCTGGCGTCGACGTGGAGATCAAGGTCTTCAGCCGTCAGGGCAACAGGTAG